The following is a genomic window from Phaseolus vulgaris cultivar G19833 chromosome 6, P. vulgaris v2.0, whole genome shotgun sequence.
TTTGCTTGGCAGTGTTGAAACTAAAGGTTCAACAAGTTATGTTTGTTTTCCATTCAGAAAGCAAGTAGAAATCTTTAGTTAATTTTTCCTTCTACATTTTCTTGAATATCCACAACGACCGAGACAACTTTAATTCTAGAAGTTGATggtataagattgagttaaatCTAACCTACACAGAATTCCAGTTTCTTTtagactattttataatttatggtCAATGGTGAACATCTTAGGATTGAAATTAGAACCAGTTGCTTAGAACCAGTTATGAATGCTCTGATTTAAatacttttgaattatttttagttgCAAAACCATCTTCAATCCTATGCTTTATCCATCAAAATGCAGCACATAGCAGCATAAAGGCATACCCGAATGTTCTGAAAATAAATTGCTTAAAGTATATTTGAATGAAAAAAGTTACAATAACTTTGTAGAGGGAAAAAAgctgaaaaaaaatgaaattaatttttccaTAAGTTAATAGATTAATTTGTTTAcgttcttttgtataaatttttaaattatttatttttaattaagtatgAATTAGTTTTTGTTTATGGAGAAAAAtattgtcttttaatttttttctcttaaaaatacataataaataaactttTCAGACATGttctaaataaaatatctaaCTGTCTTATTTTTAAGGAGTAAAGTCTcccaatttaaattttattattattggatTAGGTGCCACACAATTAACAACTATTGATTCTTGACTTAATCATTcccatatttaaaaatatttttgggaAGACTGAAGGAGTATGCAAGAATAAAGAAATTGAGGGAGAAAACTAGTCCAGAGATTTTGTACACCTATAAATTCAAAGCAAATTGCAAATTGTAAAGCATCTTTTGCATTCTGTGCATATTTCTGATACATTCACCTGGCGCATCCATTGAGGTAAATAGATAACTAACCAAAATCATAGAAAGTATAACCCTtgctattttttgtttttcctttatgcATTATTGAGAACAACAATTTTGTTAGATGGCTGTTGAATACTATGATTTTGGGCCTCACAAGATCCACCATAGTTCAGTGTTCCATACAACCAATCTTTGTTTTGCCTTTGTCAACCTGCGTCCTGCTCTGCCAGGTATGCTGTTCCTTTATCTCTATGTTTTCAATTCTCTTAGGATCATGCTTTATTATCTATCTTCAATATTCAAAGTGGCATaatcatttttttcattttcaagataaattaagtttttttcgACCATTTTGTTTGGTAGTGTTGTGAAATTAACAAAGGAAGGTTTTGACTCGAAGCGAATGCTTTGAGTGTTGCCTGCAGAAAAGATTAGGCGTATTTGGTTTGAGACCATGATTTTACAAGCTTTTCATCATTTCCTCCTTTtatgaaataattataaaactgcaattttattttcattctattCTTGTTTTCGATGATCAATATAtgaaatgatgaaaataaaaccaataaaTCTTAACACGTAAAGTTATGCAGAAGATATCAATTTGGCCCTGCATAAATTTGAGATCAATCTAATGATTCaaaaatcctttttttttctgtgtGAAGTCTTTGTGGTGTAATCAGTGTACAGGGTTTTGCTttgatttatattaataatagattttaatttaaaatttataaattacttttcACTTTTGAATCATTTCTACTTCCAAAGATTTAGCTTACTAATTGACTTTTGTTTTCCATTTGCAGGTCATATCCTTTTTAATAGATGTTAGCAACACATTCTGTGTAATATACGATTAATCCATTTTCATAATAGTTGAGACACTGCAAAAAGCAAAAAAAGGAAGGCACACTCCATACATGATTAGTCACCATATTAGCAAATGTAGCTTCATTATACAATTACAAATTTACAATGGTTACTTTTGACAACTCTGAAGATCCATGTGATAAAGATAATTACTAGCTTTCAATACAAGAGTGAACATGTAGTTGTAAAACTAGTTTGTTTCATTAGGGAATCAACATGACATAGTTTGCATACCTTCAGATTACACTTGATTTAATAATGGTTTCTTATAGTTGTTTGCTTGAGAGCTTTAAGAATTAGGCTCATAGTTATTTTTGAATAGTCAAATCTCAATTCAGTTAGCAATTTGAAGTTGAACCTGGTTAACTTAACAATATATACATGTTCTTGTCTGTCCTAAGCGCCAAGTGAAGCGTGTTGCAGATCTCACAGATGATGAGAATACAGATTTATGGCACATAGCTAAGAAACTTGGTAGGCAACTAGAGAGCTACCATAAGGCatcatcacttacattttgtatCCAAGTAAGACAATTGAAGAAGACTTTAACCATGTGTTTCTTAGTTTCTACCAAGTCTTATAGTCACATTCCCTTGTAATTGTCTAAGACTTGCATGTTATGCTTCAACTATTTTTGAACCTAACAACATCATCTTTATGAATCCTAGGATGGACCTCAGGCAGGGCAATCAGTGGCTCATGTTCATATCCATATCCTTCCCCGGAAAAATGGTGATTATGAGAACAATGATGACATTTATGAGGATGTAGGatgaaaagttttcttttacctTTTCAGATATTTTGTCTCTTTTATGCAGATAGTTCTGATATTGTAACTTTGTTGATATTGGTTTTTTATTGGATGATGCAGATAAATGAAAAGGAGAACGAGTTGAATCGAGCACTCGAGGTGGATATAAAAAGGAGAGACAGAAGCATTGAAGAAATGGCTATTGAGGCCGATGAATACAAGAAATTTGTCTTCTGATAATTTTAGGTGGCACTGAAAAACAAAATAGGAAGActataaaatgaaaatctatataaaaatgtttatataaaGGGGACAGAATTTGATGATTCTGTGTTTCATAAACAAACATTTACATTGTATAAGGAGTTCTGAAAAAGTATTGTGTTTGAAGTTTCCCTGTTGTTCTTCAGCCAATTTGGACAATTTCATGCATGCTCTTCTCTGATATAATCAAGAACTTGTCAGAGGATGAAACATAATCCAAAACACCTAGatatatttttgtaaaagtCAAAAGCATTCAAACTTTTACAAACATTACTAAACaaatttaatgaatttaattacaATAACACTTCCAGGGACTTGCAGCTGTGTTGAAGATGATTTTCAACTAGAAGAGATACTTTTGTAGGAATCAAGTAAACATGATAATCAAATCAACATTCAAAGGCCCAACATAAAAAATGCAGATGCATCTTAACTCTTAAGAGTGCCTGTTACAAACACAAGAACTCCCACTCCACAAGATTATCCTGTGAATAATAACCGTAAAAAATTATATGGAAACATGGAGAATCATTTATGTGGTCAATCATGTCAAACTTTAtagacaaaattaaaattttacctTCTTTAGTAATGTTCAAATTCACCAAATTCGTAATGAAAGCAAAACCACAATTTGCTTGATGACAAAACCAAATTAGTCATAATGTACCACCAATTCTCTCTACCTTTATAATGTTGTAAGAAAGTGTTGCATTTATCAATATTTGGTTACCCCACTTCACTCCAATGGTTAGTTTTGTGTATCTTTTTGCACATTTATCACTTATGATGGTAATAATGAACATGGTTTCTTATCATCATTAGTCGGTTGAAATCACTTCATTCCATGGTGAATTGTAGAGTATTCATTTTGTGTAACAAATTTCTTAAAGAGTTTCTGAATGGTACgcacaaataaaataacattgtCATTCATTTATGCGTACCAAGTATACTCAACTTCATTTCTCTATTTGATCAAGAATCACCGACATGGACATCCACTTTCAGGTTTTTTCATCGTGTTATTCTAATGGAAGGTGACGGAGGAAATTATTCCTAAGTGAgagtttctttctgcacccttACGTTTTTCCTTCCTGTACcctcataatttttaaaattccgAAACTAGTcttgaccttttatttgaaaaaggacaCCTGCATTTTTTTGAATCTGGAAAGCATTTTTTGCATTACGGATTCTGAAATATGGAAACATACTACGGATCAGCAAATCTGGAAGATTACTGGACTCACCAATCTGGATGATTTATGGATACACCAATATGAGAGTTTTGCAAATTCAATATTCCGAAAGACAAAAAACAAAGTGCGAAGTTCCCGTAAAGCTAGCGGACTGCACGGTCTAGAATCACAACATATGTACTGCAAAAACGAAAATTCACAATAAAATAGAACTATATAGCcgaaaaccaaaaaaaaattacttacctTCTTGTCCAAACAGAGAACCGCTAAGAGAAACACCTCTGTGCCAAGAGATAGAGTAGTCTCGTTGTTGAGAGAGCAATGCAGTTTGTCTGTGTGCAGTTTGTgtacaaaggaagaagaaaaagtagAGTGTGAGTGTTGTGTGCATTTTaggaattttagaaaatattaggGATAGGTTTGTCTTTGCAAAACATtatagggtgcaggaagaaaaacgtaggggtgcaggaagaaactgccttccTAAGTTCACCTgtaggctgcttcttcctgcacctccataccttcttgtgccactcccataaatttttcttattccaaaaatactcttttcaatattctggattacataatccggaagtcttttctatacataagattagcttccgtattatgtaatccgaaagccttttttcagatgtgttattagcttccggattacataatccggaagtcttttctaaatatgaaattgacttccagattatgtaatccggatagaatttatccggattacataatccatagacttattatttcaaatccaaggggtgaaaaaaaaaggataaaatggtattttcatatttagtatggggtggcacaagaaggtatggaggaaGAAAGACTCTCACCTGTATGATATTAAATCAAGCCCAGCCCAGGTGATGGTCAGGCCCAAAACCATGTGTGTGTCTGGTTTGATTTGGCGGGAGTGTATTCCGATATCAATGTCAGAACTTTAGTGGCTTCCAACTCTGAGACCTTATGGTGGTTTCTCTTCCTCTCCTCCCCACCATGGAGACCATTCCCTCTGTTCTCAAGGTAAACCCTAATCAATGTCTTTACCTCTACCAACCTCGTTTTACCGTTTCATAAATGATGAAAATTATTGATTGTACAATACCGTTAATCCTTTGTAAGATAACTTCAATACCCACTTTCCAGTTTTCAGTTTCGTTGGTGAGATTGaaaaaagttttgtttttttgttggtgctttattatctaaataataaataattgaatgtGCAATGGAAATGGTGTCGAGTTGCCCAATCAGTTTTGTGAATGACTTGTTAGAGGTTTTGAGGGTTTTATGATTGTTGG
Proteins encoded in this region:
- the LOC137831596 gene encoding bifunctional bis(5'-adenosyl)-triphosphatase/adenylylsulfatase FHIT-like is translated as MAVEYYDFGPHKIHHSSVFHTTNLCFAFVNLRPALPGHVLVCPKRQVKRVADLTDDENTDLWHIAKKLGRQLESYHKASSLTFCIQDGPQAGQSVAHVHIHILPRKNGDYENNDDIYEDINEKENELNRALEVDIKRRDRSIEEMAIEADEYKKFVF